From Sparus aurata chromosome 9, fSpaAur1.1, whole genome shotgun sequence, a single genomic window includes:
- the LOC115588419 gene encoding four and a half LIM domains protein 2 — protein sequence MTERYDCHYCKESLFGKKYVLREENPYCVKCYESLYSNTCEECKKPIGCNSRDLSYKDRHWHEDCFKCFQCKRSLVDKPFSTKDEQLLCTECYSNEYSSKCHDCKKTIMPGSRKMEHKGNSWHETCFTCQRCQQPIGTKSFIPKDNHNFCVPCYEKQFAMQCVHCKKPITTGGVTYHDQPWHKDCFLCTSCKQQLTGQRFTSRDDFAYCLNCFCNLYAKKCASCTTPISGLGGSKYISFEERQWHNDCFNCKKCSVSLVGRGFLTERDDILCPECGKDI from the exons ATGACCGAGCGCTACGACTGCCACTACTGCAAGGAGTCCCTGTTTGGGAAGAAGTATGTCCTGAGAGAGGAGAATCCCTACTGTGTGAAATGCTACGAGAGCCTGTACTCCAACACCTGTGAGGAGTGCAAGAAGCCCATTGGCTGCAACTCCAGG GATCTGTCCTACAAGGACCGTCACTGGCACGAGGACTGTTTCAAGTGCTTCCAGTGCAAGCGCTCGCTGGTGGACAAGCCCTTCTCCACCAAGGATGAACAGCTGCTCTGCACCGAGTGCTACTCCAACGAGTACTCCTCCAAGTGCCATGACTGCAAGAAAACCATCATGCCAG GCTCCAGGAAGATGGAGCACAAGGGGAACAGCTGGCATGAGACCTGTTTCACCTGCCAGAGATGCCAGCAGCCCATTGGCACCAAGAGCTTCATCCCTAAGGACAATCACAACTTCTGTGTGCCCTGCTATGAAAAGCAGTTTGCCATGCAGTGTGTGCACTGCAAGAAG CCCATCACCACTGGTGGGGTGACCTATCATGACCAGCCCTGGCACAAGGACTGCTTCCTGTGCACCAGCTGCAAGCAGCAGCTGACTGGCCAGAGGTTCACCTCTAGAGATGACTTCGCCTACTGTCTCAACTGCTTCTGCAACCTTTATGCCAAGAAGTGTGCTTCCTGCACCACCCCCATCAGCG gCCTTGGAGGAAGCAAGTACATTTCCTTTGAGGAGCGCCAGTGGCACAACGACTGCTTCAACTGTAAGAAGTGCTCTGTGTCCCTGGTTGGTCGTGGCTTCCTGACTGAACGTGATGACATCCTGTGCCCGGAGTGCGGCAAGGACATCTGA